A region from the Agrobacterium cucumeris genome encodes:
- a CDS encoding ASCH domain-containing protein, whose amino-acid sequence MTREQLSVLAALPQLALSIRQPWVHCIFELGKPVENRTWATKYRGPVCIHAAKGMTAEEWLDGLYVARAALHPEGQTGLIFPGRKDERRLPRGGIVGTVEIVDCVTRHESPWFFGPYGFVLANPKPCEFIPVKGALGFFDWRKNLEVTP is encoded by the coding sequence ATGACGCGCGAACAGCTTTCCGTTCTCGCCGCCCTGCCGCAACTGGCGCTGTCGATCCGACAGCCGTGGGTCCACTGCATTTTCGAACTGGGCAAGCCGGTCGAAAATCGGACGTGGGCAACGAAGTATCGCGGGCCGGTCTGCATCCATGCCGCCAAGGGCATGACGGCAGAAGAGTGGCTTGACGGTCTATATGTCGCCCGCGCCGCCCTACATCCCGAAGGCCAGACCGGACTTATCTTTCCGGGCCGAAAAGACGAACGCCGCCTGCCGCGTGGCGGCATCGTCGGAACCGTCGAGATCGTGGATTGCGTCACGCGCCACGAAAGCCCGTGGTTCTTCGGCCCTTACGGGTTCGTGCTTGCAAACCCCAAACCCTGCGAATTTATCCCGGTCAAAGGCGCACTTGGCTTTTTCGACTGGCGGAAAAACCTTGAGGTTACCCCATGA
- a CDS encoding phage Gp37/Gp68 family protein yields MSDNTKIEWTDATWNPITGCAVVSPGCTNCYAMKLAGTRLKNHKSREGLTVDTKSGPVWNGKVRLNAEWMEQPLRWSRPRMIFVCAHGDLFAEGVPDEWIDMVFAVMASAPQHTFQVLTKRPERMRDYLFARRHLPFPNIWLGTSAEDQTRYSARWPFMEDIAERGWMVWVSAEPLLGPLHLLATPLRKVGPDGKVHLARPPMWVVAGGESGPGARPMHPEWIRALRDQCQIHRIPFLFKQWGAWKPVPWKLERIETETDAEYIERSEKECSTHALSRTGYLIELDHKPWSWARVLPQPDTHHAVKLVGKTAAGRLLDGVEHNAFPGGRV; encoded by the coding sequence ACTTGGAACCCGATCACGGGTTGCGCTGTAGTCTCTCCGGGCTGCACCAACTGTTACGCGATGAAACTCGCAGGAACCCGGCTGAAAAACCACAAAAGCCGAGAAGGACTTACGGTCGATACGAAATCCGGCCCCGTGTGGAACGGCAAGGTGCGTCTTAATGCGGAGTGGATGGAACAGCCGTTGCGCTGGAGCCGTCCGCGAATGATCTTCGTTTGCGCCCACGGAGACCTTTTTGCCGAAGGTGTGCCGGACGAGTGGATTGACATGGTTTTCGCCGTGATGGCGAGCGCCCCGCAGCACACGTTTCAGGTCTTGACCAAGAGGCCGGAACGGATGCGCGATTACTTGTTCGCACGCCGACACCTGCCGTTTCCCAATATCTGGCTTGGCACATCTGCCGAGGACCAGACCCGTTATTCTGCACGCTGGCCGTTCATGGAAGATATTGCCGAACGTGGCTGGATGGTTTGGGTTTCTGCCGAACCGCTGTTAGGCCCGCTTCACCTGCTCGCTACGCCGCTTCGGAAAGTCGGCCCCGATGGCAAAGTACACCTTGCACGCCCTCCTATGTGGGTCGTGGCAGGCGGAGAAAGCGGACCGGGCGCACGTCCGATGCATCCCGAATGGATACGCGCCTTGCGCGACCAGTGCCAAATCCATCGCATTCCGTTCCTGTTCAAACAGTGGGGCGCATGGAAGCCCGTGCCTTGGAAGCTTGAGCGGATCGAAACCGAAACTGATGCGGAATATATCGAGCGGTCCGAAAAAGAATGCTCCACGCACGCACTTTCCCGCACGGGATATTTGATCGAGCTTGATCACAAGCCATGGAGTTGGGCGCGCGTGCTACCGCAGCCGGACACCCACCACGCCGTTAAACTCGTAGGCAAGACGGCGGCAGGCCGCTTGCTGGACGGCGTTGAACACAACGCGTTCCCGGGGGGCCGAGTATGA